The Euphorbia lathyris chromosome 8, ddEupLath1.1, whole genome shotgun sequence genome has a window encoding:
- the LOC136203051 gene encoding thermospermine synthase ACAULIS5: MGEAAPVETIYTNGFSKLCTDNHHITYQDHSSWYEETIDDDLKWSFALNSVLHKGTSEFQDIALLDTKRFGKVLMIDGKMQSAEVDEFIYHECLIHPALLCHPKPKKVFIMGGGEGSAAREALKHKSIDEVVMCDIDQEVVEFCRTYLTVNKEAFCNKKLNLVINDAKAELEKRNNEKYDIIIGDLADPVEGGPCYQLYTKTFYETILKPKLNHHGIFVTQAGPAGIFTHKEVFSSIYNTIKQVFKYVVAYSAHVPSFADTWGWVMASDEPLLCIKAEEIDRKIEERIEGELVYLNGAAFISSATLNKTVSLSLLNEKHVYTEDDARFIPGHGLAYRI; the protein is encoded by the exons ATGGGTGAAGCTGCTCCTGTGGAGACAATctataccaatggcttctcaaAGCTTTGCACAGATAATCATCACATCACTTACCAAGATCATTCTTCTTGGTATGAAGAAACCATTGATGATGATCTCAAATGGTCCTTTGCCTTGAATAG TGTGCTGCATAAGGGCACTAGCGAGTTTCAAGACATTGCTCTATTGGATACCAAGAGGTTTGGCAAG GTGTTAATGATTGATGGGAAGATGCAGAGTGCAGAAGTGGATGAGTTCATTTATCATGAGTGCTTAATCCATCCTGCTCTTCTCTGCCATCCCAA GCCCAAAAAAGTATTCATTATGGGAGGTGGGGAAGGGTCTGCTGCCAGGGAAGCTCTCAAGCACAAATCCATAGATGAAGTGGTCATGTGTGATATCGATCAG GAAGTAGTGGAGTTCTGCCGTACATATCTAACAGTAAATAAAGAAGCATTTTGTAACAAGAAGCTTAATCTAGTGATCAATGATGCCAA GGCTGAATTAGAGAAGAGGAATAATGAGAAATATGATATAATAATTGGAGACTTAGCTGATCCAGTTGAAGGAGGGCCTTGCTATCAGCTCTACACTAAAACTTTCTATGAAACCATATTGAAGCCTAAGCTCAATCATCATGGCATCTTTGTCACTCag GCTGGACCCGCAGGCATTTTCACCCACAAAGAGGTTTTCTCCTCTATATATAACACAATTAAGCAGGTCTTCAAAT ATGTGGTGGCATATAGTGCTCATGTGCCATCTTTTGCAGATACATGGGGATGGGTTATG GCATCAGATGAACCCTTGTTGTGCATAAAAGCAGAAGAGATAGACAGGAAGATAGAAGAAAGAATAGAGGGTGAATTAGTATATTTGAATGGAGCTGCATTCATCTCCTCTGCCACCTTGAATAAGACTGTTTCTCTATC GCTGTTAAATGAGAAGCATGTGTACACCGAGGATGATGCAAGATTCATACCAGGACATGGATTGGCATACAGAATTTAA